The proteins below are encoded in one region of Podarcis raffonei isolate rPodRaf1 chromosome 8, rPodRaf1.pri, whole genome shotgun sequence:
- the LOC128420402 gene encoding carbohydrate sulfotransferase 4-like — protein sequence MLKLTRLIVLVILAIQVIALTFWFQLHGRKCPLAQEPSQVHILILSSWRSGSSFVGQIFSQHPDAFYMMEPAWHVWATMYQNSANVLHMAVRDLIRSVFKCDMSVFDAYLPQKRNVSELFQWEVSRALCSPPVCNSFQRSDFISKHACKMLCRKSPFSKVEEACRSYSHIVLKVVRIFDLKVLYPLLNDPSLNLKIIHLVRDPRAVFHSRKNTEGSLARDTRIVLRHKRNAMDTEPYAAMREICKSHVEVYTAGRQALPSTLQDRYLLVRYEDIASNPLAKAAQLYSFAGLPFSPNLQSWVHNITHGQGLGKQAFDVDSRDAVNVSQAWRKALPYPQIAKLQEVCKDALKLLGYRLVRSEKEQKNMALDLFYAQTPLVNQESKRSLEASPAISWTWTR from the coding sequence ATGCTGAAGCTGACCAGGTTAATAGTTCTTGTGATCTTGGCGATACAGGTCATTGCCCTCACCTTCTGGTTTCAGCTTCATGGCAGGAAATGTCCTCTGGCACAGGAGCCATCCCAGGTGCACATTCTCATCCTCTCCTCCTGGAGGTCAGGGTCTTCTTTCGTCGGGCAGATCTTCAGCCAACACCCTGATGCCTTCTACATGATGGAGCCAGCCTGGCACGTCTGGGCAACCATGTACCAAAACAGCGCCAATGTCCTGCACATGGCAGTGCGGGACCTCATCCGGTCAGTCTTCAAGTGCGACATGTCAGTCTTTGATGCCTACCTTCCACAGAAGAGAAATGTGTCAGAACTCTTCCAGTGGGAGGTCAGCCGGGCCTTGTGTTCCCCACCAGTGTGCAACTCCTTCCAGCGCAGTGACTTCATCTCCAAGCATGCCTGCAAGATGCTCTGTAGGAAATCCCCCTTCAGCAAAGTCGAAGAGGCCTGCAGGTCTTACAGCCACATTGTTCTGAAGGTGGTCCGGATCTTTGACCTCAAGGTGCTCTATCCTCTCCTCAATGACCCCTCCCTGAACCTCAAAATCATCCACCTGGTCCGTGACCCCAGAGCCGTTTTCCACTCTCGCAAGAACACAGAAGGTAGCCTGGCCCGGGACACGAGGATTGTGCTGAGACACAAGAGGAATGCAATGGATACCGAGCCCTACGCTGCCATGCGGGAGATTTGCAAAAGTCATGTTGAGGTTTacactgcaggcaggcaggccctTCCCAGCACCCTCCAGGATCGCTACCTCTTGGTGCGGTATGAAGATATTGCCAGCAATCCCTTGGCCAAAGCTGCTCAGCTCTACAGTTTTGCAGGACTGCCCTTCTCTCCTAACCTTCAGTCCTGGGTGCACAACATCACCCATGGGCAGGGCCTTGGCAAGCAGGCCTTTGATGTTGACTCCAGGGATGCAGTGAATGTGTCACAGGCTTGGAGGAAGGCCCTTCCTTATCCTCAAATAGCAAAGCTGCAAGAGGTCTGTAAGGATGCCTTGAAGCTACTGGGCTATCGACTAGTTAGGTCTGAGAAAGAGCAGAAGAATATGGCATTAGACCTCTTTTATGCCCAAACACCTCTTGTCAATCAGGAAAGCAAAAGGAGCCTGGAAGCATCACCTGCAATTTCTTGGACTTGGACCAGATGA